A genomic window from Caballeronia sp. SBC1 includes:
- the rpsO gene encoding 30S ribosomal protein S15: MSTVAVAHAKKSDVVAEYARAANDTGSPEVQVALLTTRINELTVHFKAHTKDHHSRRGLLRMVSRRRKLLDYLKGKDADRYRSLIEKLGLRK, from the coding sequence ATGTCTACCGTAGCAGTTGCTCATGCAAAGAAGTCCGACGTTGTCGCAGAATATGCGCGCGCCGCTAACGATACCGGATCGCCAGAAGTGCAGGTTGCACTGCTGACCACCCGTATCAACGAACTGACCGTTCACTTCAAGGCTCACACGAAGGATCACCACAGCCGCCGCGGCCTGCTGCGCATGGTGAGCCGCCGTCGTAAGCTGCTCGATTACCTCAAGGGCAAAGACGCTGACCGTTATCGCTCGCTGATCGAGAAGCTGGGTCTGCGCAAGTAA
- a CDS encoding branched-chain amino acid ABC transporter substrate-binding protein → MNCMGPGLGPGLSRVVSLRASVRFLPAGWSRLLGRASRAGKRLGGSLLVASCVGSAVVTPAFAADAAPGLSPIRIAMIEGMSGPFANAGAAVERNLHFGVERVNANGGVTLPDGKHPLQLVVLDGKGSSEASLVQLRAAIDQNIGFVMQGNSSAVAAALIDAINKQNSRDPQHRVVFLNYSADDPALTNADCSFWHFRFDAHAGMRMNALADVIQQDKSVKKVYLVNQDYSFGHDVSLEAQRALKERRPDIAIVADEFIPAGRVKDFAPYIAKIRASGADAVITGNWGNDLTLLVKAAREQGLDTHFYTFYGNSLGAPAALGDAGVKHVVAVADWHPNAGATASDAYYEAFRTRFPAPADDYLFLRMPLMIEMLAQAMEKAHSADPTAVAHALEGMKLDEGFQATEMRATDHQLIQPLYVMEMDKAGSPGVRFDNEGSGFGFRTLLKIPSAQTAMPTTCQMKRPAS, encoded by the coding sequence ATGAACTGTATGGGTCCCGGCCTTGGCCCCGGCTTGTCGCGCGTGGTTTCTCTCAGGGCAAGTGTTCGGTTCCTGCCGGCAGGGTGGTCCAGGTTGCTCGGCCGCGCATCGCGAGCTGGTAAGCGCCTGGGTGGTTCGTTGCTGGTGGCGTCATGTGTTGGCAGCGCGGTGGTTACTCCTGCGTTTGCGGCGGACGCCGCTCCTGGTTTGTCTCCCATCCGCATCGCGATGATCGAAGGCATGTCCGGTCCGTTCGCGAACGCGGGCGCGGCCGTCGAGCGCAATCTGCACTTTGGCGTGGAGCGTGTGAACGCGAACGGCGGCGTAACCTTGCCCGATGGCAAACACCCGCTGCAACTCGTGGTTCTCGATGGCAAGGGCAGCAGCGAAGCCAGCCTCGTCCAGTTGCGTGCCGCCATCGACCAGAATATTGGCTTTGTCATGCAGGGCAATAGCTCGGCGGTTGCCGCGGCGCTCATCGACGCCATCAATAAACAAAACTCACGCGATCCTCAACACCGCGTGGTGTTCCTCAATTATTCCGCCGACGACCCCGCGCTCACCAACGCGGATTGCAGCTTCTGGCATTTTCGCTTTGATGCCCACGCCGGCATGCGCATGAACGCGCTCGCCGATGTCATCCAGCAAGATAAATCGGTGAAAAAAGTCTATTTGGTCAACCAGGACTACAGCTTTGGCCACGACGTCAGCCTTGAAGCCCAGCGCGCGCTGAAGGAGCGCCGCCCGGACATTGCGATCGTCGCCGATGAATTCATCCCCGCCGGCCGCGTGAAGGACTTCGCGCCGTACATTGCCAAGATCCGCGCAAGCGGCGCCGACGCGGTGATCACCGGCAACTGGGGCAACGACCTTACGCTGCTCGTCAAAGCCGCTCGCGAACAAGGGCTGGACACGCATTTCTATACGTTCTACGGCAACAGCCTGGGCGCGCCTGCCGCTCTCGGCGACGCCGGCGTAAAACACGTCGTGGCGGTGGCTGACTGGCATCCGAACGCAGGCGCCACGGCGTCGGATGCCTATTACGAGGCGTTCCGCACCCGTTTCCCCGCACCCGCCGACGATTACCTCTTCCTGCGCATGCCGCTTATGATCGAGATGCTCGCGCAGGCCATGGAGAAAGCACACAGCGCCGACCCGACCGCGGTCGCTCACGCGCTGGAGGGCATGAAGCTGGACGAAGGCTTCCAGGCGACGGAAATGCGCGCCACCGACCATCAACTGATCCAGCCCCTTTACGTGATGGAAATGGATAAGGCGGGCTCACCTGGTGTGCGTTTTGACAACGAAGGTTCCGGCTTTGGCTTTCGGACGCTGCTCAAAATTCCGTCAGCCCAGACCGCCATGCCGACCACGTGCCAGATGAAGCGCCCGGCGTCGTGA
- a CDS encoding carbonic anhydrase, with the protein MNRPKRMLVENVGWAAEVAASDPDFFETLAQGQSPTVLWLGCSDSRVPAETITHSKPGDLFVHRNIANLFSPDDDNTMSVLEYAVNVLKVDDVIVCGHYGCGGVRASLLPLSDALPHVNRRIAPLCALARTHSSELDAMGTMDSRIDRLAELSVLEQVSALRDTAIVRDAERPPRVHGWIFGLRDGRIKVLSSGNPGEAETGGEPIAPSNAVAEPVPAPSAAQRVIETARH; encoded by the coding sequence ATGAATCGACCCAAACGCATGCTGGTTGAAAACGTCGGCTGGGCGGCTGAAGTTGCCGCCAGCGACCCGGATTTTTTCGAAACCCTGGCCCAGGGTCAAAGCCCAACCGTCCTGTGGCTTGGATGTTCCGACAGCCGCGTGCCGGCCGAAACCATCACGCACTCGAAGCCCGGCGATTTATTCGTCCATCGCAACATTGCGAACCTCTTTTCACCCGACGACGACAACACCATGAGCGTCCTTGAATACGCGGTGAACGTCTTGAAAGTCGACGACGTGATCGTGTGCGGACACTACGGGTGCGGCGGCGTGCGAGCGTCGTTGCTGCCGTTATCCGACGCACTGCCCCACGTCAACCGTCGCATTGCCCCGCTGTGTGCGCTGGCGCGTACGCACAGCAGCGAACTCGACGCCATGGGCACAATGGATTCACGCATCGACCGGCTGGCAGAACTGAGCGTGCTCGAACAAGTGAGCGCGTTACGCGATACAGCCATCGTGCGCGACGCCGAGCGTCCACCGCGCGTTCACGGGTGGATCTTCGGTCTGCGCGATGGCCGCATCAAGGTGCTTTCATCTGGAAACCCTGGCGAAGCCGAGACCGGGGGCGAGCCAATTGCCCCATCGAATGCAGTGGCAGAACCGGTACCGGCGCCTAGCGCAGCCCAACGCGTAATCGAAACCGCCCGTCACTAA